A genomic window from Sparus aurata chromosome 14, fSpaAur1.1, whole genome shotgun sequence includes:
- the il17ra1a gene encoding interleukin 17 receptor A1a, which yields MTFQRAYVLLMCVSLSSTVRILSWPPLNCYQQGLMCTVNISNCLDIKWGDRNEYTPSGPEELQVAVDTRRDETGHLHPVLVANWKIKDEGSIGYLTATELHVLVISTNQNLCVRYSFKEKLPMRSPSGEKWSFSANMVVVDPGQKYQVSVFNIPKPELGHSWYDVSMPVSVPDCRNHTMKRTQFCIEQGSLWQSNISLAVSGRSTLVVSFSPDRLCEEYIVIVSCSKNQHVDHTYKANQTTLNVTFSLDKWPKSCCQFDAEIKPLFPQCGQDCPRQTRTLNVCDASPTHAPIVPLYTFVIPGVVFLCVVMALIMCVICRKSGQPVAAAPVGGDEPWQQQQLKQAPKVLIIYSQDHHLYRDIVLKLCAFLQTKCGTKVLVDLLDSTSVGMVGRLRWLEWQRQQLKNPLDKILVLCSRGVQAKWRAMCGQGRVTLREDVLSPTDDMLTPFLNLFLPDMHQAGMLGRYMVAYFDDISSDQDVPSVFDIGVKYKLMKHFEELYFRILDIEKYQPGQVNHIEGIGGDEYFSCPSGRALRNAIETFQAYQLENPDWFDRECVDNEEDITMEANVLIEQLQIPPVMECVPLVRDGLPVHIHEVEINKNSNSIQVLTPELNTECELLSVTEVSPVVNPVWKYQYSSNLDEVLTDQMYPHRPSQESVHIVEPVLNRLPPTRQNWLSLKEEPLGQIPSEDNENDSLQAMIQLSAHSDQRTSALQNSLESNPPKSSSASRQSEYFAPSRVSQSQPMEMEEYEVLEPSEKGQSSGSDQGYISKMSSQHELPLKEDPLVALRRLQEQLLQRNLCYYDIGAEGN from the exons ATGACCTTTCAACGAGCATATGtgttgttgatgtgtgtgtcgCTGTCGTCTACGGTGAGGATCTTATCATGGCCGCCTCTGAACTGCTATCAACAG GGTTTGATGTGTACAGTCAACATCA gtaacTGTTTGGACATTAAATGGGGTGATAGGAATGAGTACACTCCCAGCGGtccagaggagctgcaggtggCTGTGGACACGAGGCGAGATGAGACAGGACACCTGCACCCTGTACTGGTTGCTAACTGGAAGATAAAGGATGAGG GCAGCATTGGTTATCTGACCGCCACTGAGTTACATGTTCTGGTGATATCCACCAACCAGAACCTGTGTGTTCGATATTCTTTCAAAGAAAAACTCCCAATGAGAAGTCCGTCAGGGGAAAAG TGGTCATTCTCAGCTAACATGGTAGTGGTGGACCCTGGTCAGAAATACCAGGTCTCTGTTTTTAACATTCCCAAACCAGAGTTGGGCCACAGCTGGTATGATGTCAGCATGCCTGTCAGCGTTCCTG ATTGTCGGAATCACACAATGAAGAGGACCCAGTTCTGCATAGAACAAG GAAGTCTGTGGCAGTCTAACATTAGTCTGGCTGTCAGTGGCAGATCGACCCTGGTTGTAAGCTTCAGTCCTGACAGACTCTGTGAAGAGTATATAGTTATTGTCAGCTGCTCCAAAAACCAACATGTGGACCATACATATAAG GCTAATCAGACGACCCTGAATGTAACTTTCAGCCTTGATAAATGGCCGAAATCCTGCTGCCAGTTTGATGCCGAG ATCAAACCTCTTTTCCCACAATGTGGCCAGGATTGTCCTCGTCAAACGAGAACTCTTAATGTTTGTGATG CAAGTCCAACTCATGCCCCCATTGTCCCTCTGTACACATTTGTCATCCCGGGAgtggtgtttttgtgtgtagtGATGGCACTTATTATGTGTGTCATCTGCAGGAAGTCAG GTCAACCTGTTGCTGCAGCACCTGTGGGAGGTGATGAgccatggcagcagcagcagcttaaACAAGCTCCCAAAGTTCTGATCATCTACTCCCAGGACCACCACCTCTACAGGGACATAGTGCTAAAACTTTGCGCCTTCCTCCAGACCAAGTGTGGCACTAAGGTGCTGGTGGACTTGCTAGACTCCACCTCGGTTGGGATGGTGGGTCGCCTTCGATGGCTTGAGTGGCAACGGCAGCAGTTAAAAAACCCTCTGGACAAAATCTTGGTGCTGTGCTCACGAGGCGTCCAGGCAAAATGGAGGGCCATGTGCGGTCAAGGTCGGGTGACATTAAGAGAAGACGTTCTTTCCCCTACTGACGACATGCTCACTCCCTTTCTCAATCTTTTCCTACCAGATATGCACCAGGCAGGCATGCTGGGCAGGTACATGGTGGCTTACTTTGATGACATCAGCAGTGATCAAGACGTGCCATCAGTTTTTGATATTGGTGTCAAATACAAGTTGATGAAGCATTTTGAAGAGCTCTACTTCCGCATCCTAGACATTGAGAAGTATCAGCCAGGTCAGGTCAACCACATTGAGGGTATTGGTGGGGATGAATATTTCAGTTGTCCCTCAGGCAGAGCCCTGAGGAATGCAATTGAAACCTTCCAGGCCTACCAGTTGGAAAATCCTGATTGGTTTGACAGGGAGTGTGTGGACAATGAGGAGGACATCACAATGGAGGCCAACGTGCTCATTGAGCAGCTGCAGATCCCTCCAGTCATGGAGTGTGTACCTCTAGTCCGAGATGGGCTTCCTGTCCACATCCATGAGGtagaaatcaataaaaacagcaacagtatTCAAGTCCTTACGCCTGAACTGAATACAGAGTGTGAGCTGTTGTCAGTGACAGAAGTTTCACCAGTGGTGAACCCTGTGTGGAAATATCAGTACTCGTCCAACCTAGATGAAGTGTTGACAGATCAGATGTATCCTCACAGACCCAGTCAAGAATCTGTCCATATAGTTGAGCCTGTTTTGAACAGGCTGCCACCAACAAGACAGAACTGGCTCTCCCTCAAGGAAGAACCCTTGGGTCAAATTCCCAGTGAGGACAATGAGAATGATTCCCTACAAGCTATGATTCAACTCTCTGCTCATTCAGACCAGAGAACCTCAGCCCTCCAGAACTCCCTGGAGTCAAACCCTCCAAAATCCTCAAGTGCCAGCAGGCAGAGTGAATATTTTGCTCCATCCAGAGTCAGCCAATCTCAGCCCATGGAGATGGAGGAGTATGAGGTTCTGGAGCCCAGTGAAAAGGGTCAGAGCAGTGGATCTGATCAAGGCTACATCTCCAAAATGTCCTCGCAGCATGAACTGCCTTTGAAAGAAGATCCACTTGTGGCTCTGAGAAGGCTGCAGGAGCAGCTGCTTCAGCGAAATCTCTGTTATTATGACATAGGTGCTGAAGGAAACTGA